One window of the Podospora pseudopauciseta strain CBS 411.78 chromosome 4, whole genome shotgun sequence genome contains the following:
- a CDS encoding hypothetical protein (EggNog:ENOG503NWGN; COG:U) — MPMNGREMTRAELFEDEKRRIVESCFSRRDEDGSLLETYITHIKITEFQTSPTAPPAPNARTPNAEKPRVIIVGVRKSGRVRVHKSKENPNGTFSIGKTWFLDDLSAIESFTNCTYNNDYQAWAGDVGFVVTLGKPYYWQAQTDKEKKFFIASLIKIYAKYTGGRMPTLTGFDQRELDQVLGGAQAPRRQERQDRPPPRPSLPDSAPSSANNSISSLGYNGREMLNAQATPALAPTYPERMPSRGALAPNGRASPVQSVDSGRPSQELPTLRRLASNNKSQDSVVASSVARSEGASSFRPGSRNGPGSSYGTPEASPAPPSLDERPPERRRPPMDPLRPTQVDRDLVPAPLNSPAARIPLPPRSQDRMSPRKNSVSRRDPTPLRMDQRPVTPKEISRAGTPVSAPSPARVPTPQTASPAPAPAPAPASAPAPAPAPAVPAAVPTPPPVPAEEPTPEAPKTPVDDEEKPGVFGIKSKKSRGEIAGAIWKAAAAVSAFKPRPGGAAERLRQNQNKSNDGPDGITSVVPAPPKPIPVKTPEPIVLEPPPTAADRGSSATTASGIPELKVTGSDPNSRPDSIVAFKEKKEEVPEEPQRSVVAGNDVKYLATLGIDPSILDGKTSEFAKWLDYFGWVPGEQMRQRNFEEMRADLDREMGKAQAGGWLARFQEEDERVDAIKRGIDLAIGECDELDNLLTLYSVELSTLSDDIAYIEAQGQGLQVQAANQKLLRKELESLLETCAISEADLEALKSAPLEHAAGVEEIETSLVTLFKAMIKIDPTMGNSEGRRSEDGSSADQSLGLDENYGQMRIVQEKKEMYLAESSLFMRRLVIFMEKQFSEAFRETKAALDGALSKKVDPRNHEVGRDILWMYGPLILYARDVDLDNWNRILQVYQDKCHPIYRTEFKEAMDAWKKNARKVTGDEAELLFTSQQEKKEEGLATTARKLTVKRSQTLARSLRSPLGDGGSRSSAAEKTPDGRALPYEVFAGVLDDLLPLVEMEQNFIVDFFHATTLEQADFPDLVAACRPVNRRGGDLKRHRLMEPDRELARRVTKAMESIFGFMEMGLQQLMDWVLGMDPLQGVGILATLERKMAEMSQSNQDFLNNLLQKLHGNLEAKFKKFVDDQIRAIEETKVKIKKRKGVIHFIRIFPQFSTAVENMLTNVDPNLGVRRMVDREYDRILKSMFDSLKVIARENPAMGGGGAAATAAAIANSADPEDKEALNFHILLIENMNHYLEEVENSRGLEVLDDWKEQANQELQEHMGLYLNAVMRRPLGKLLECLENIEAQLAGGKSAAGIAAQPSNSKSTFNKVLGGYDAKEVRKGIEALRKRVEKHFGDEDSSSAGGEGKKGSSDTLSVSSGVSGHHGVKFGGGGSSQSNSGLVMKVLRECEKFYGEVEMRVGRVTTDVYGGDVLFEWPRGEVKAAFAAGAGGSGGGLGGIHLGRS; from the exons ATGCCCATGAACGGTCGCGAGATGACACGGGCCGAGTtgtttgaggatgagaagaggaggatcgTCGAAAGTTGCTTCAGCAGACGCGACGAAGACGGCTCCT TGCTCGAAACATACATTACACACATCAAGATCACAGAGTTCCAAACTTCGCCCacagcaccgccagcaccCAACGCGAGAACCCCTAATGCCGAGAAGCCGcgcgtcatcatcgtcggcgTGCGCAAGTCTGGCCGAGTACGTGTGCACAAATCAAAGGAAAACCCAAACGGAACATTCTCAATAGGCAAAACGTGGTTTCTCGATGACCTCTCGGCGATCGAATCCTTCACCAACTGTACATACAACAACGACTACCAAGCATGGGCGGGAGACGTGGGCTTTGTGGTGACGCTTGGAAAGCCGTACTACTGGCAGGCCCAGACggacaaggaaaagaaattCTTTATTGCAAGTCTAATCAAGATCTATGCCAAATACACGGGTGGTCGCATGCCGACCTTGACGGGTTTTGATCAGCGCGAACTTGATCAAGTGTTGGGTGGCGCACAGGCACCCCGAAGACAGGAACGACAAGACCGACCACCTCCCCGTCCGAGCCTCCCCGATTCTGCCCCCAGCAGCGCCAACAACTCGATCTCGTCTCTTGGCTATAATGGAAGGGAAATGCTCAATGCCCAGGCCACACCAGCCCTTGCCCCCACATACCCAGAACGGATGCCCTCGCGTGGCGCGCTTGCGCCGAATGGAAGAGCTTCACCAGTGCAAAGCGTCGACTCGGGCCGGCCGAGTCAAGAGCTGCCTACCCTTCGACGGCTAGCATCCAACAATAAGAGCCAGGACTCAGTGGTGGCCTCGTCTGTTGCGCGGAGCGAAGGGGCCAGCAGCTTCAGGCCAGGATCGAGAAATGGGCCGGGCTCTAGCTATGGCACCCCTGAGGCGTCACCCGCACCTCCGTCTCTGGATGAGAGGCCGCCGGAGAGGAGAAGACCTCCCATGGATCCGTTGCGGCCGACGCAGGTCGACAGAGATTTGGTGCCGGCTCCTTTGAACAGCCCTGCGGCGCGTATTCCACTTCCACCTCGGAGTCAAGACCGCATGTCCCCCCGCAAGAATTCGGTGAGCAGACGGGACCCGACACCACTTCGGATGGACCAGAGACCTGTAACACCAAAAGAGATCTCGAGAGCAGGCACGCCAGTGAGTGCGCCCAGTCCGGCACGTGTCCCAACACCGCAGACTGCCAGCCCAGcacctgctcctgctcctgctcctgcttctgctcctgctcctgctcctgctcctgccgTGCCGGCTGCTGTCCCCACGCCTCCACCTGTGCCAGCCGAGGAACCGACGCCAGAGGCACCCAAGACCCCCGTGGATGACGAAGAGAAGCCTGGTGTTTTTGGAATCAAGTCCAAGAAATCTAGAGGAGAAATCGCCGGTGCGATCTGGAAGGCCGCCGCGGCCGTCAGTGCGTTCAAGCCCAGACCGGGCGGTGCAGCAGAGCGACTGCGTCAAAACCAGAACAAGAGCAATGACGGGCCAGACGGTATCACGAGCGTTGTGCCGGCGCCTCCCAAGCCCATCCCGGTGAAGACTCCGGAGCCGATTGTTCTCGAACCACCCCCCACGGCGGCCGACAGGGGATCCTCTGCCACTACTGCGTCTGGCATTCCCGAGCTGAAAGTCACGGGCTCAGACCCCAACAGCCGACCGGATAGTATTGTCGCcttcaaggagaagaaggaggaggtacCAGAGGAACCGCAGCGGTCGGTCGTGGCGGGGAACGATGTCAAGTACCTGGCTACTTTGGGGATTGATCCATCGATTCTGGACGGCAAGACGTCCGAGTTTGCCAAGTGGCTGGATTACTTTGGGTGGGTGCCGGGCGAGCAGATGAGGCAGAGGAACTTTGAGGAGATGAGGGCGGATCTGGACAGGGAGATGGGCAAGGCGCAGGCGGGGGGGTGGCTGGCGAGGTttcaggaggaggatgagagggtgGATGCGATCAAGAGGGGGATCGATCTTGCGATTGGGGAGTGTGATGAGTTGGATAATTTGTTGACGCTTTACAGCGTTGAGTTGTCG ACACTCTCGGATGATATCGCCTACATCGAGGCGCAAGGCCAAGGTCTGCAGGTGCAGGCTGCCAATCAGAAGCTTTTGAGAAAGGAACTTGAGTCGCTGTTGGAGACCTGCGCCATCAGCGAGGCCGACCTGGAGGCGCTCAAGTCGGCGCCGCTGGAGCATGCCGccggggtggaggagatcgAGACCTCGTTGGTCACGCTGTTCAAGGCCATGATCAAGATTGATCCCACGATGGGCAACAgcgaggggaggaggagcgaaGACGGGAGCAGTGCGGACCAGTCACTTGGCTTGGACGAGAATTACGGCCAGATGCGGATCgtgcaggagaagaaggagatgtaCCTTGCCGAAAGCTCGCTTTtcatgaggaggttggtgatttTCATGGAGAAGCAGTTTAGCGAGGCGTTCAGGGAGACGAAGGCGGCGCTGGATGGGGCGCTGAGCAAGAAAGTTGATCCGAGGAATCACGAGGTGGGACGGGACATCCTCTGGATGTACGGCCCGCTGATTCTGTACGCAAGGGACGTGGATCTGGACAACTGGAACCGGATCCTGCAGGTTTACCAGGACAAGTGCCACCCGATATACAGGACTGAGTTCAAGGAGGCGATGGACGCGTGGAAGAAGAATGCGAGGAAGGTGACGGGGGATGAGGCGGAGCTGCTGTTTACTTcgcagcaggagaagaaggaggaggggctggcgacgacggcgaggaaGTTGACGGTCAAGAGGAGCCAGACGCtggcgaggagcttgaggagcccgttgggggatggggggagcAGGTCGTCTGCGGCGGAGAAGACGCCGGATGGGAGGGCGTTGCCGTACGAGGTTTTTGCCGGGGTGCTGGATGATTTGCTGCcgttggtggagatggagcAGAACTTCATCGTGGATTTCTTCCACGCTACTACGTTGGAGCAGGCGGATTTTCCGGATTTGGTGGCGGCGTGTAGGCCGGTGAATAGACGGGGGGGGGACCTCAAGAGGCATCGGTTGATGGAGCCGGATCGGGAGCTGGCGAGGCGGGTGACGAAGGCGATGGAGAGTATTTTTGGGTTTATGGAGATGGGGTTGCAGCAGTTGATGGATTGGGTTTTGGGGATGGATCCCTT ACAGGGAGTGGGTATCTTGGCCACGCTCGAACGCAAGATGGCCGAAATGTCACAATCCAACCAGGACTTTCTCAACAATTTGCTCCAAAAACTCCACGGCAACCTCGAGGCCAAGTTCAAAAAGTTTGTCGACGATCAGATCCGCGCCATTGAAGAGACAAaggtcaagatcaagaagcgcAAGGGCGTCATCCACTTCATCCGCATCTTCCCCCAGTTTTCCACCGCAGTCGAGAACATGCTTACGAATGTTGATCCCAACTTGGGTGTCAGGCGGATGGTAGATAGGGAGTACGACCGCATCCTCAAGTCAATGTTTGACTCGCTCAAGGTGATAGCGAGAGAGAACCCGGCcatgggcggcggcggggcaGCCGCCACGGCTGCTGCGATTGCCAACTCTGCGGATCCGGAAGACAAGGAGGCGCTCAACTTCCACATCCTGCTTATTGAGAATATGAACCACTAcctggaggaggtggagaactcaagggggttggaggtgctggatgACTGGAAGGAGCAGGCGAACCAGGAGCTGCAGGAGCACATGGGGTTGTATCTGAATGCTGTCATGAGACGGCCGTTGGGTAAGCTGCTGGAGTGTTTGGAGAACATCGAGGCTCAGCTCGCGGGGGGCAAGTCGGCGGCCGGGATTGCGGCTCAGCCGTCGAACTCGAAGAGCACGTTTAACAAGGTGCTGGGTGGGTATGATgcgaaggaggtgaggaaggggattGAGGctttgaggaagagggtggagaAGCACTTTGGGGATGAGGACTCTTCTTcagcgggaggggaggggaagaaggggagcaGCGACACGCTGAGTGTTAGTTCGGGCGTTTCGGGGCATCATGGGGTCaagtttggtggtgggggttcgAGTCAGAGTAATagtgggttggtgatgaaggtgttgagggagTGTGAGAAGTTTtatggggaggtggagatgagGGTTGGGAGGGTGACGACGGATGTGTATGGGGGGGATGTGCTGTTTGAGTGGCCCAGGGGGGAGGTCAAGGCTGCTTTTGCGGCGGGGGCAGGGGGGAGTGgcggagggttgggggggattCATTTGGGGAGGTCGTGA
- a CDS encoding hypothetical protein (EggNog:ENOG503P2PQ), giving the protein MPAQTRARATPAAPASGVYESTPTARQVQFPPRRRNVRTYGRTSTPTGMSRLLRQQTLTQLDYVQQTPPPADLRVEDEEDELPRTVPRAAPKPKKQKQTRGKRRKTLGDAPSSTLHTQTMTQMYSMTTKEEQDNELRIENSQDEGDEDELGLPQLPSASIMKKERSPEKKAPRTALSDPQTPSTKRIKVNLDEVPSSQPTPFTPMLAKYTLGSVLSPLQDKSTNVDAPAPTVESVTKRPRDLVIEDSFSPGGGLPSSSSMLEGTPEQARSSQKRKRQPLAEISLPSMELGHDDNSTTEPTPTKKSCREIPDSDDELASISSTPFQTPQKYQGTVGEAGSGSKLRYPGGVPSSGLSNKENRTPRSGQKNSRDSATSDDEAPGTPTPPDKRVTRLSSQKRPTTQRSSQRRMSQRSASKTPIPQNKASAPVEQAQDDDSTASEDGLSELSCTPPKPSSPRAKTPTPRHNKEPNVLRSILRKTAERAAHTSPAKGEGGNMTPQFLTSESSTDQGPTTPTPIRKMVQIQLPPPPSASLGQSSEGQPLQEDDEEEELEVYKETPQKVYPQTCSPTPNRAAQRMTQARSQFWSQGWESQRVPMSVIRSLGPQTDRTDIVISIGPDTLEDITKGRRDHEFREYKFPPTVLRVWMFATHPVEEVKYMAVLGPPKQPGEIDEDSGYNGNAEFNAGETKFKWAYELVQVYRLNNPVPLEDMEEHGMGKGAPVRWHYLPPTAVGQLMANLRNALFLEPGQEVPEAEQFLRDGYQAVEEVEEEEEEEEGGEEEETQGTTGVTVSQQLEQQLRSDIIQSTQMVKTKSVSVLEEDDDLEYLNDDTVIPASPEQTLPPMPVTDFARPSAPRSSQRIRNQRRPSTPSTVRRVETTRNTVGLSQATTASNYSSPATSPQKSMGASVPRPHMPGSSELSLPDLGVEMDDDGETQLPVPRGIIASSSQVFGTAQDSLDLGIGAENVRRPPSVIYDSDKE; this is encoded by the coding sequence ATGCCAGCTCAAACTCGCGCGCGGGCAACACCCGCTGCGCCGGCATCAGGAGTCTATGAATCAACACCCACTGCTCGTCAAGTCCAGTTTCCTCCTCGAAGGCGAAATGTCCGAACATATGGTCGCACCTCGACTCCCACGGGAATGTCCCGCCTTTTGCGCCAGCAAACACTGACCCAGCTCGATTATGTACAGCAaaccccaccaccggcgGACCTACGagtggaagatgaggaggatgaattACCCAGAACAGTGCCCAGGGCAGCGCCAAAGCCGAAGAAACAAAAGCAGACTCGTggcaagagaagaaagacacTGGGCGACGCACCGAGTTCGACCTTGCATACCCAAACCATGACCCAGATGTATTCCATGACGAcaaaggaggagcaggataACGAGCTGCGTATCGAGAACTCTCAAGACGaaggtgatgaggatgagctgGGGCTACCACAGCTGCCATCAGCTAGCATAATGAAAAAGGAACGATCTCCGGAGAAGAAAGCACCAAGGACGGCTTTGTCCGATCCGCAGACCCCCTCAACCAAGCGCATCAAAGTCAATCTCGATGAAGTTCCCTCGTCCCAGCCAACACCATTCACTCCCATGCTCGCAAAGTACACACTGGGCTCTGTACTCTCTCCGCTTCAGGATAAGTCCACCAATGTTGATGCTCCAGCTCCTACCGTGGAGTCGGTGACCAAACGCCCTCGAGATCTGGTTATCGAAGACAGCTTCAGCCCAGGCGGAGggctcccctcctcatcgtcaatGCTGGAGGGAACTCCTGAACAGGCGAGGTCGTCccaaaagaggaagaggcagCCCCTGGCCGAAATATCGCTCCCTAGTATGGAGCTTGGACATGATGACAATTCCACTACTGAGCCCACCCCAACGAAGAAGAGCTGCCGAGAAATACCAGACTCCGACGACGAGCTGGCGAGCATTAGTTCAACACCGTTCCAGACTCCCCAGAAATATCAAGGGACGGTTGGTGAGGCGGGATCTGGTTCTAAGCTGCGATACCCCGGTGGTGTTCCCAGCAGTGGTTTATCGAACAAGGAGAATCGGACTCCCCGTTCAGGGCAAAAGAACTCGAGAGATTCCGCCACAAGTGATGACGAAGCGCCAGGGACACCGACACCACCAGATAAGAGGGTCACGAGATTGTCTTCACAAAAGAGACCGACCACACAACGGTCGTCACAGAGGCGTATGTCACAGAGATCAGCATCCAAAACACCAATACCACAAAACAAGGCTTCGGCGCCGGTTGAGCAAGCGCAGGATGACGACTCGACTGCTAGTGAGGATGGGTTGTCAGAATTGTCTTGCACTCCACCTAAGCCGTCAAGTCCAAGGGCGaaaacaccaaccccgagGCATAACAAGGAGCCCAATGTTTTACGGTCTATTCTACGGAAGACTGCTGAGCGAGCTGCCCACACGAGTCCGGCCAagggtgaaggagggaaCATGACTCCTCAGTTCCTGACATCAGAGTCCTCAACTGACCAAGGACCCACCACTCCAACCCCTATTCGCAAGATGGTTCAGATTCAgctcccaccgccaccttCAGCCAGCCTAGGGCAGAGCTCGGAGGGGCAACCACTgcaggaagatgatgaggaagaagagctGGAAGTCTACAAGGAGACCCCACAGAAGGTCTACCCTCAGACATGCTCTCCCACGCCCAACCGAGCCGCCCAGCGGATGACACAAGCCAGATCCCAGTTCTGGTCACAAGGCTGGGAAAGCCAACGTGTGCCCATGAGCGTAATTCGGTCTCTGGGTCCCCAGACTGACCGCACCGACATCGTCATCTCCATCGGTCCTGATACCTTGGAGGACATCACCAAAGGCCGTCGCGATCACGAGTTTAGGGAGTATAAATTCCCTCCCACCGTCCTCCGGGTATGGATGTTTGCCACTCATCccgtggaggaggtcaagtATATGGCTGTGCTTGGACCTCCGAAGCAGCCGGGAGAGATTGATGAGGACAGTGGCTACAACGGAAACGCAGAGTTTAATGCCGGGGAGACCAAGTTCAAGTGGGCGTATGAGTTGGTGCAGGTTTATCGGTTGAACAACCCGGTGCCGTTGGAGGATATGGAAGAGCacgggatggggaagggggcgcCGGTGAGGTGGCATTATTTGCCGCCTACGGCGGTGGGGCAGCTGATGGCTAACTTGAGGAATGCGTTGTTTTTGGAGCCGGGGCAGGAGGTGCCGGAGGCGGAGCAGTTTTTGAGGGATGGGTAtcaggcggtggaggaggtggaggaggaggaggaggaggaagaggggggcgaagaagaggagacaCAGGGAACAACTGGGGTGACGGTATCACAGCAGTTGGAGCAGCAGCTGAGAAGCGATATCATTCAGTCGACGCAGATGGTCAAGACAAAGAGCGTCAGTGTtcttgaggaggacgatgactTGGAGTATCTCAACGATGATACTGTCATTCCCGCCAGTCCAGAGCAGACACTCCCGCCGATGCCAGTCACTGATTTCGCCCGGCCAAGTGCACCGCGATCCAGCCAAAGGATCCGGAATCAGCGACGGCCTAGCACACCGTCCACAGTTCGTCGGGTTGAAACGACGAGAAACACCGTCGGTCTGTCTCAGGCGACAACGGCGAGTAACTACTCTAGCCCTGCTACATCTCCTCAAAAGTCTATGGGGGCATCTGTGCCACGACCTCATATGCCTGGGTCGAGCGAGCTGTCGCTGCCGGACTTGGGTGTCGAGATggacgatgatggggagacCCAGCTGCCCGTGCCGAGGGGAATCATTGCTTCGTCTTCGCAGGTGTTTGGTACGGCGCAGGATAGTTTGGATTTGGGGATAGGTGCGGAGAATGTGAGACGGCCGCCGAGTGTTATTTATGATTCGGATAAGGAGTAG